The Pseudogulbenkiania sp. MAI-1 sequence GGAATTCAGCCAAGGCCGCTTGAATCGGAGCTGTCCGCTCTTGCCAGGACACCCCAATGCACTTGCGCGATCGAACCGGCAGCCATGGGTTGCGCATCGAAACGGGCAAAGACGGTCTCGACGGAGCAGCCCAACGATTGTTCTATCTCCGCTCGCGCCCGTTCGGCCGGAAAGACGGCGACATGGTCCTGCAGCTTGCGCAGCGCGACGATGTAGTCGTCCGGCAATAGCTCCCCGTGCAGGCTCAATCCCTGTCCGAGCTTGACGAAGGTGGTGCCGAGCCTTTCCAGCATTCCGGCAAAGCGCAACGCCGGCGCGACCCTCGGACGGATCAAGCGCACATGGACGCAGGCGCGCCACGCGAGATAGCCCCACAGCGCGATATTGACTTGCCATAGGCGAAGCAGCACATGCATGAATGCCTCGCTGTCATGTGACAGGATATTTCCATGGGCGGCTGTGATCGCCGGTATGACCGGAACCGTCGTGGGAATGGTCGGAGTGGCTGCCATGGGGGAATCCGTGCCCCATGCACCCGCGCCACGGCAGCAGCAAGAAAACGCCGGCGGCGGACACGATCCAAATCCGGTTTTGTAAAAGCCAGTTCATGATCACCTCCGTAACTCAATGCAGTCATACCCGTCTCGTTCTTCATGTTATGGCAGATTCGAAGCTTTCATCGTGTCGGCCGAGAACCGGCCGGTCATGCGGTGTGCTATCAAGGTAATGTTGATTCAAGACATTTTCCTTGCCGGAGCCCGGCTCGCCCTGAGATGTCGACACGCGGCGAAGCGGGTTCCGGGCAATCGCGACGCGATCACCATTGATCCGGCTGGAGGGACGCGGTGAAGCGAAGACATTTGCAATACGGGATCGGCGCCGCAGCGATCCTGATCGCAGCGATTCTGGCAGCGGTATACCTTGCGCAACGCCCCACGCAGGCACTTGGCATCCTGGAAGGGAATGGCCAGGTGCGCGGAGCCGAAGTGACGGTGAGCGCAAAGATTGGCGGCGTGGCCGACATTGTCGCGATTCGCGAGGGCCAGGCGATGAAGGCCGGCGATTTGATCGCAGCAATCGCCTCACGCGAGCTGGAAGCCCGGCTCCGCGAGATGCGGGCGCAGGCGGCGGCCTCCGAGAATTTGCTGGCCGAGCTCGATGCGCAGCTCAAGGTGTTCGACATCGCCGCGGAGCAAGCCAAGGCCGGCGCCGATGTGACGGCGGGCGCCTCCTTGCATGAAATTCACCGCGAGTCTGAGGCACTGGCCCGCGCCAATGCCGAGGTCGCCGCCGCCGAAGCGCAATCCGCCCGGGATGGGGCCGAGCATGACCGTTTCGAGAAGCTGCTTGCACAAGGATTCATCAGCAAGAATTATTTCGACGAAGTGGCGACCCGCAGGCGTGTTTCCGAAGCCCGGCTGTTGGCCGCGCGCCGAGCGCGCGAGGAGGCGCAGGCCGCACTGGAAAAAGCGCGTGCCGCCTCCGGCGAAGCCGCCATCAAGGCAAAGGACGTCCAACGCATCGCGGCCGAGCGCGTACGCACGCAGGCGGCGCGGGCTACCGCTGCAAGCCAGGCCGACGCGGCGCGTGCACGGGTAGCCCAGATCGAGGCGCAACTGGCGGATACGCGCATCCTGGCGCCGGTCGATGCGACAGTGATGGCAAAGCTGGTGGAACCCGGAGAGCTGGTTGCGCCGGGGCGGCCGCTCGCCACGCTGACCAATCTCAAGGACTTGTACGTGCGCGTCTTCGTGCCGGAACGGGACATCGGCAAGATTCGCCTCGGCAATCCGGCGCGTATCTCGGTGGATGCGTTTCGCGGCCGCGCTTTTTCCGG is a genomic window containing:
- a CDS encoding HlyD family secretion protein → MKRRHLQYGIGAAAILIAAILAAVYLAQRPTQALGILEGNGQVRGAEVTVSAKIGGVADIVAIREGQAMKAGDLIAAIASRELEARLREMRAQAAASENLLAELDAQLKVFDIAAEQAKAGADVTAGASLHEIHRESEALARANAEVAAAEAQSARDGAEHDRFEKLLAQGFISKNYFDEVATRRRVSEARLLAARRAREEAQAALEKARAASGEAAIKAKDVQRIAAERVRTQAARATAASQADAARARVAQIEAQLADTRILAPVDATVMAKLVEPGELVAPGRPLATLTNLKDLYVRVFVPERDIGKIRLGNPARISVDAFRGRAFSGKVTEIAQQAEFTPKDVHMQDEREKLVFGVKVAIDNPDGLLKPGMFADAKIKVDPNAAW
- a CDS encoding AarF/UbiB family protein; the encoded protein is MAATPTIPTTVPVIPAITAAHGNILSHDSEAFMHVLLRLWQVNIALWGYLAWRACVHVRLIRPRVAPALRFAGMLERLGTTFVKLGQGLSLHGELLPDDYIVALRKLQDHVAVFPAERARAEIEQSLGCSVETVFARFDAQPMAAGSIAQVHWGVLARADSSDSSGLG